In Elephas maximus indicus isolate mEleMax1 chromosome 7, mEleMax1 primary haplotype, whole genome shotgun sequence, the following proteins share a genomic window:
- the MPEG1 gene encoding macrophage-expressed gene 1 protein produces the protein MNIFRVALFFWVVAAWAKGDKPLGETDMAGFQKCKNALNLPVLEVLPGGGWDNLRNVDMGRVMNLAYTNCRTTEDGQYIIPNEIFTVPQKLSNLEMNSEILESWVNYQSSTSYSINMELGLFSKVNGKFSPEFQRMKTLQVKDQSVTTRVQVRNLVYTVKINPTLELSQGFLKDLMDISNHLENNQTRMATYLAELLVLNYGTHVITSVDAGAALIQEDHIRTSFLQDSQSSHSAVTTSAGIAFQNIINFKFEENYVSQNALTKSYISNRTNSRVQSIGGIPFYPGITLQTWQQGIANHLVALDRTGLPLHFFINPEMLPGLPGPFVKKLSRTVEMALRRYYAFNTYPGCTNFNSPNFNFQANTDDGSCEGKVTNFTFGGVYQECTQLSGSEAVLLCQNLEQKNPLTGDFSCPSGYSPIHLLSQIHEEGYNYLECQSKCTLLVFCKKVCEDVFRVAKAEFRAFWCVAHSQVPEHSGLLFGGLFSSKSINPLTNAQSCPAGYIPLRLFESLKVCASQDYELGYKFSIPFGGFFSCAAGNPLADSAVRDSGAPSLKKCPGGFSQHLALISDGCQVSYCVKSGIFTEGSLPPVRLPPYTRPPLMSQAATNTVMVTNTETSSSWIKDYETHQWRLGEPLELRKALKVIHEDEGGLSGGQTAGVILGVITALVAAIALAIYGTRKYKKRQYQAIEDEKQSLTQGPAVTEDAPHQEPEQNPV, from the coding sequence ATGAACATCTTCAGGGTTGCCCTCTTCTTCTGGGTAGTGGCAGCATGGGCTAAAGGAGATAAGCCCCTGGGAGAGACAGATATGGCTGGATTTCAGAAATGCAAGAACGCCTTGAACCTACCTGTTCTGGAAGTTTTACCTGGAGGGGGCTGGGATAATCTGAGGAATGTGGACATGGGACGAGTGATGAACTTGGCTTACACCAACTGCAGAACCACAGAGGACGGACAGTACATCATTCCTAATGAAATCTTCACCGTTCCCCAGAAACTGAGCAATCTGGAGATGAACTCAGAAATCCTGGAATCCTGGGTGAATTACCAGAGCAGCACCTCCTATTCCATCAACATGGAGCTTGGCCTTTTCTCCAAAGTCAATGGCAAGTTTTCTCCCGAGTTCCAGAGAATGAAGACCCTTCAGGTAAAGGACCAATCTGTCACTACTCGGGTTCAGGTGCGAAACCTGGTCTACACAGTCAAAATCAACCCAACTTTAGAACTGAGCCAGGGGTTTCTCAAAGACCTCATGGACATCTCTAACCATCTAGAGAACAACCAGACACGTATGGCCACCTACCTGGCAGAACTCCTGGTCCTCAACTATGGCACCCACGTCATCACCAGTGTGGATGCTGGGGCTGCCCTTATCCAGGAGGACCACATCAGAACATCCTTCCTACAAGACAGCCAGAGCAGCCACAGTGCAGTGACTACCTCCGCTGGAATTGCCTTCCAAAATATCATTAACTTCAAATTTGAGGAGAACTACGTCTCGCAGAATGCCCTCACCAAAAGCTACATCTCCAACCGAACGAACTCCAGGGTACAAAGCATTGGAGGAATTCCTTTTTACCCAGGGATCACCCTTCAGACCTGGCAGCAGGGCATTGCCAACCACCTGGTGGCTCTAGACCGTACTGGCCTGCCTCTGCATTTCTTCATCAAccctgaaatgctgcctggtttgCCCGGTCCCTTTGTGAAGAAGTTGTCTAGGACAGTGGAAATGGCTCTGAGACGGTATTATGCTTTCAACACCTACCCTGGATGCACAAATTTCAATTCACCTAACTTCAATTTTCAGGCCAACACAGATGATGGCTCCTGCGAAGGGAAAGTGACCAACTTCACCTTCGGAGGGGTTTATCAGGAATGTACCCAGCTCTCAGGGAGTGAGGCAGTCCTCCTCTGCCAAAACCTAGAGCAGAAGAACCCACTCACTGGAGACTTTTCCTGCCCCTCTGGCTACTCACCAATCCACCTTCTATCCCAGATCCACGAGGAGGGTTACAATTACCTGGAATGCCAGTCAAAGTGCACCCTCTTGGTCTTCTGCAAGAAGGTGTGTGAAGATGTGTTCCGGGTGGCAAAGGCCGAGTTTAGGGCTTTTTGGTGTGTGGCTCATAGCCAAGTCCCCGAACACTCAGGACTACTTTTTGGGGGCCTCTTCAGCAGTAAGAGCATAAATCCTTTGACAAATGCACAGTCCTGCCCGGCCGGCTATATCCCACTGAGACTCTTCGAAAGCCTTAAGGTATGTGCCTCTCAGGACTATGAGTTGGGCTACAAGTTTTCCATCCCCTTTGGTGGGTTCTTCAGTTGTGCAGCTGGAAACCCCTTGGCAGATTCTGCTGTAAGAGATTCAGGGGCACCTTCTCTGAAAAAGTGTCCTGGGGGCTTCAGCCAACACCTAGCCCTCATCAGCGATGGGTGTCAAGTGTCCTACTGTGTCAAGTCTGGAATCTTCACAGAAGGGTCCCTGCCCCCTGTCAGGCTCCCACCGTACACCCGACCACCCCTCATGAGTCAGGCTGCCACCAATACCGTCATGGTGACCAATACTGAGACCTCGAGCTCCTGGATTAAAGACTACGAGACCCACCAGTGGAGGCTGGGAGAGCCGCTAGAGCTGCGCAAGGCCCTGAAGGTCATTCATGAGGATGAGGGTGGTCTGTCGGGAGGACAAACAGCTGGGGTCATATTAGGGGTCATCACTGCCCTGGTAGCTGCCATCGCCCTGGCCATCTATGGCACGAGGAAGTACAAGAAAAGGCAATACCAGGCAATTGAGGATGAGAAACAGAGTTTGACCCAAGGCCCTGCAGTGACTGAAGACGCCCCTCACCAAGAGCCGGAGCAGAATCCAGTTTAA